One genomic window of Halovivax cerinus includes the following:
- the lysX gene encoding lysine biosynthesis protein LysX: MTVKIGVLYSRIRADEKLLLSELRERGHEVVKIDVRDLALAVDEAPEILADLDIVVDRCLATSRSVYVTQFLSAYGVPVVNGPETATVCADKVRTSLALDGAGVPTPATNVAFTTDSALAAIESFGYPCVLKPVVGSWGRLMAKIDSRSAAEAILEHKSTLGHYEHKVFYVQEFVEKPGRDLRVVAVDGEPIAGMVRSSDHWITNAAAGAETTALEIDDEIADLVAAASDAVGGGLLGVDLMETDDGYTVHEVNHTVEFKALNGSVDVDVPAAVVDWLEAKAAAEAAGEDGETTDGTELEVTH, from the coding sequence GTGACCGTGAAGATCGGGGTACTCTACTCGCGCATCCGCGCGGACGAGAAGCTCCTGTTGTCGGAACTGCGCGAGCGCGGTCACGAGGTCGTGAAGATCGACGTCCGCGACCTCGCACTCGCAGTCGACGAGGCACCCGAGATCCTCGCGGACCTCGACATCGTCGTCGACCGCTGTCTGGCGACGAGCCGCAGCGTCTACGTCACGCAGTTCCTGTCGGCCTACGGCGTCCCGGTGGTGAACGGCCCGGAGACGGCGACCGTCTGTGCAGACAAGGTCCGAACCAGCCTCGCGCTCGACGGCGCGGGCGTCCCGACGCCGGCGACGAACGTCGCGTTCACTACCGACAGCGCCCTCGCGGCCATCGAATCGTTCGGCTATCCGTGCGTCCTCAAGCCGGTCGTCGGCTCCTGGGGGCGCCTGATGGCGAAGATCGACTCGCGCAGCGCCGCTGAGGCCATCCTGGAGCACAAGTCGACGCTCGGGCACTACGAGCACAAGGTGTTCTACGTCCAGGAGTTCGTCGAGAAACCTGGCCGTGATCTGCGCGTCGTCGCCGTCGACGGCGAGCCGATCGCCGGCATGGTCCGCTCGTCCGACCACTGGATCACGAATGCCGCGGCGGGCGCCGAGACGACCGCCCTCGAAATCGACGACGAGATCGCGGACCTGGTCGCCGCGGCGAGCGACGCCGTCGGCGGCGGCTTGCTCGGCGTCGACCTCATGGAAACCGACGACGGCTACACCGTCCACGAGGTCAACCACACCGTCGAGTTCAAGGCGCTGAACGGCTCCGTCGACGTCGACGTCCCCGCGGCGGTCGTGGACTGGCTCGAAGCTAAGGCCGCAGCGGAAGCGGCCGGCGAAGACGGCGAGACGACGGACGGCACCGAACTGGAGGTGACCCACTGA
- a CDS encoding DUF7554 family protein, with translation MTRDRASLEVDTLLKVILLLVAAVLVLEILGEIVSLIPAFLSSIVTLAIALVIVLWLLDRL, from the coding sequence ATGACACGAGATCGAGCGTCACTCGAGGTCGATACGCTCCTGAAAGTTATCCTATTGCTGGTCGCTGCCGTACTGGTCCTCGAAATCCTGGGTGAGATCGTGTCGCTCATCCCGGCGTTCCTCAGCAGCATCGTCACCCTCGCCATCGCGCTGGTAATCGTCCTGTGGCTACTCGACAGGCTCTAG
- a CDS encoding helix-turn-helix transcriptional regulator → MAAWPARVVCCGVLFVALVVGALSVGSVAVVDAESDRPIGALATDGVTGDRFGSRLVVADRDRASPRPMGETVRQAQANESPPENETAVPYLAGFDRVTTRIDVAENGSATVTVTYRYLRSDNESDDEWVEVRDDVEANPERYLDGERDRWNDTVAAGRNATGREMATSEFAIRTGEGMTPQPYGDVIVTFRWSSFAEVEPKWIGDAGDALVQFALEDDATLRISWPEGYSLQAVAPEPDESERETVVGWHGDETDFLEDEPRVTAYPDGPPPRASDPPEPTRSVLPLLVAGVGIVVLATGVLWWARRDDEEPRAPMTDADDAPTVAPPPDLMSNEERVLTLLDANGGRMKQQTVISELDWTEAKTSQVVGDLREDGDIEVFRLGRENVLALPDRTAATSDGRVVAGDTDESGSGDEDASAS, encoded by the coding sequence ATGGCCGCGTGGCCGGCCCGTGTCGTGTGCTGTGGTGTGCTGTTCGTTGCGCTCGTGGTGGGCGCGCTCAGCGTCGGCTCCGTCGCGGTCGTCGACGCGGAGAGTGACCGTCCGATCGGAGCCCTGGCGACCGACGGGGTGACCGGTGATCGGTTCGGGTCTCGTCTCGTCGTCGCGGACCGCGACCGCGCGTCACCACGTCCGATGGGTGAGACGGTGCGCCAGGCGCAGGCGAACGAGTCTCCGCCGGAAAACGAGACGGCTGTGCCCTACCTTGCGGGCTTCGACCGCGTCACCACGCGGATCGACGTGGCGGAAAACGGGTCGGCGACTGTCACCGTCACCTATCGGTACCTTCGGTCGGACAACGAATCCGACGACGAGTGGGTCGAGGTTCGGGACGACGTGGAGGCGAATCCGGAGCGCTACCTGGACGGCGAGCGCGACCGCTGGAACGACACCGTCGCGGCCGGCCGGAACGCGACCGGTCGTGAGATGGCCACCTCGGAGTTCGCGATACGCACGGGGGAGGGCATGACGCCGCAGCCCTACGGCGACGTGATCGTGACGTTCCGCTGGTCGTCGTTCGCGGAAGTCGAACCGAAGTGGATCGGTGACGCCGGCGACGCGCTCGTGCAGTTCGCCTTAGAGGACGACGCGACCCTCAGGATCAGCTGGCCGGAGGGGTACTCCCTCCAGGCGGTCGCACCGGAGCCGGACGAATCGGAACGGGAGACGGTCGTCGGCTGGCACGGCGACGAGACGGACTTCCTCGAAGACGAACCGCGGGTGACGGCGTATCCCGACGGACCGCCGCCCCGTGCCTCGGATCCCCCGGAGCCCACGCGATCGGTCCTCCCGCTTCTCGTCGCTGGTGTCGGGATCGTCGTGCTCGCCACTGGTGTCCTGTGGTGGGCTCGTCGCGACGACGAGGAACCGCGAGCGCCGATGACCGACGCGGACGACGCACCGACGGTGGCTCCGCCGCCCGACCTCATGAGCAACGAAGAGCGCGTTCTCACCCTTCTCGACGCGAACGGCGGCCGAATGAAACAGCAAACGGTGATCTCCGAACTCGACTGGACGGAGGCCAAGACGAGCCAGGTCGTCGGTGACCTGCGTGAGGACGGCGATATCGAGGTGTTTCGGCTCGGTCGGGAGAACGTCCTGGCGCTGCCGGATCGGACCGCCGCTACCTCGGACGGACGCGTGGTTGCAGGAGATACCGACGAGTCGGGTTCCGGTGACGAGGATGCGTCCGCCTCCTGA
- a CDS encoding argininosuccinate synthase, whose protein sequence is MTRVALAFSGGLDTTVCVPLLEEEYGYDDVLGVTVDVGQPESEFEEAAETADALGLEHVVVDAKAAFADLCLEGVRANATYQGYPLGTALARPVIAEAILEVAEEHDCTGLAHGCTGKGNDQLRFEAVWRDSDMEVIAPVRELGLTREWEQEYAAEKDLPVEGGNEGDWSIDTNLWSRSVEGKELEDPSYVPGEEIYEWTDAPSGETAEIEIEFEDGSPVAVDGEAYDPVSLVEHLNEVAGAFGVGRTDTMEDRMLGLKVRENYEHPAATTLLAAHGALEALVLTQEERQFKDTIDAKWAEKAYEGLIDAPLVGALDAFVAETQSRVTGTVTIRFEGGQARAVGRDSAYAAYSAEHASFDTEAVGKIEQSDATGVAKYHGFQRRLANESIAAVEAAEEANGTESPTLATDGGATDGTTTNGGATADSSADSTPEE, encoded by the coding sequence ATGACACGCGTTGCACTCGCGTTCTCGGGCGGACTGGACACGACGGTTTGCGTGCCGCTGCTCGAGGAGGAGTACGGATACGACGACGTTCTCGGCGTCACGGTCGACGTCGGGCAACCCGAATCGGAGTTCGAGGAGGCCGCGGAGACCGCCGACGCACTCGGTCTGGAGCACGTCGTGGTCGACGCGAAAGCGGCGTTCGCCGACCTTTGTCTCGAAGGCGTTCGTGCGAACGCGACCTACCAGGGCTACCCGCTCGGGACGGCGCTCGCACGTCCAGTGATCGCCGAGGCCATCCTCGAGGTCGCCGAGGAACACGACTGTACGGGGCTGGCCCACGGCTGCACTGGGAAAGGAAACGACCAGCTCCGATTCGAGGCCGTCTGGCGCGACTCGGACATGGAGGTCATCGCGCCCGTGCGCGAACTCGGACTCACGCGCGAGTGGGAACAGGAGTACGCGGCCGAGAAGGACCTGCCCGTCGAGGGTGGCAACGAGGGGGACTGGTCGATCGACACCAACCTCTGGAGTCGCTCCGTCGAGGGCAAGGAACTCGAGGACCCGAGCTACGTCCCCGGTGAGGAGATCTACGAGTGGACCGACGCACCGTCGGGCGAGACGGCCGAGATCGAGATCGAATTCGAGGATGGCTCCCCCGTCGCCGTCGATGGGGAGGCCTACGATCCCGTCTCCCTCGTCGAGCACCTCAACGAGGTCGCCGGCGCCTTCGGCGTCGGCCGTACGGACACGATGGAAGACCGCATGCTCGGCCTGAAGGTGCGCGAGAACTACGAGCACCCGGCCGCGACGACGCTGCTGGCCGCCCACGGGGCGCTCGAAGCGCTCGTCCTCACGCAGGAAGAGCGCCAGTTCAAGGACACGATCGACGCGAAGTGGGCCGAGAAAGCCTACGAGGGTCTGATCGACGCGCCGCTCGTCGGCGCGCTCGACGCCTTCGTCGCCGAGACCCAGTCGCGCGTGACCGGAACCGTAACGATCCGCTTCGAAGGCGGCCAGGCGCGCGCCGTCGGCCGCGACAGCGCCTACGCCGCTTACTCGGCCGAGCACGCCTCCTTCGACACTGAAGCGGTGGGCAAGATCGAGCAGTCCGACGCCACCGGCGTCGCGAAGTACCACGGCTTCCAGCGCCGCCTCGCGAACGAGTCGATCGCCGCCGTCGAGGCGGCTGAGGAGGCGAACGGGACCGAATCGCCCACGCTCGCAACGGATGGTGGGGCCACCGATGGGACGACGACTAATGGCGGCGCGACTGCGGACAGTTCCGCCGATAGCACACCTGAGGAGTGA
- the lysW gene encoding lysine biosynthesis protein LysW has translation MTTCPECGADVTLHDDLEAGEIVDCTTCGVELEVIETAPPVLDRAPELEEDWGE, from the coding sequence ATGACGACATGTCCCGAGTGCGGGGCCGACGTGACCCTGCACGACGACCTGGAAGCTGGAGAGATCGTCGACTGTACGACCTGCGGCGTCGAACTCGAAGTGATCGAGACGGCGCCACCAGTCCTCGATCGAGCCCCCGAGCTCGAAGAGGACTGGGGTGAGTGA
- the argH gene encoding argininosuccinate lyase, whose protein sequence is MTGSDATNGKVDADESVVRRDRFSGGPAREFLSSLEADARIFAADIAVDRAHVVMLAECDIVDDETAGSILAALEAIEGAGHDALPDGEDVHEAIETAVVDHVGPDGGRMHTARSRNDEVATCIRYRFREDVLDAVEVTLALREALAGIAEEHAETIMPGYTHLQPAQPTTVAQWALSYESTVARDTARLFETLGRLDASPLGAAAFAGTPFEIDRERTAELLGFSSVLTNATDAVASRDVLLETTQALSTLATTLSGLAEDLIVFANRGFVDLDDDYASTSSIMPQKVNPDTLELVRAVAGDAAAGVQGLTTTLKGLPRAYNRDLQRATPHVWGTVDAVTEATEVAAGAAATAEWNEESLFGAAGEGFSTATGVADLLAMGGVPFRTAHEIVAEAATAAEATDDSIREALAATAEEHLDVPLDTFVDPTALADALDPAASVASRDSAGGPAPEAVRDQLAAVTTSIDADRETYADHIGVLQAADERRLEVVSSYV, encoded by the coding sequence ATGACCGGGTCCGACGCGACGAACGGGAAAGTCGACGCCGACGAGAGCGTCGTTCGCCGCGATCGTTTCAGCGGCGGCCCCGCCCGCGAGTTCCTCTCGTCGCTCGAAGCCGACGCTCGTATCTTTGCGGCCGACATCGCGGTCGATCGCGCCCACGTCGTGATGCTCGCCGAGTGCGACATCGTCGACGACGAGACGGCCGGATCCATCCTCGCTGCCCTCGAGGCGATCGAAGGCGCGGGTCACGACGCACTGCCCGACGGCGAGGACGTACACGAGGCCATCGAGACGGCGGTCGTCGACCACGTCGGACCCGACGGCGGGCGGATGCATACCGCACGCTCGCGCAACGACGAGGTCGCGACCTGCATTCGCTACCGTTTCCGCGAGGACGTCCTCGACGCGGTCGAGGTGACGCTCGCCCTGCGCGAGGCGCTCGCCGGGATCGCCGAGGAACACGCGGAGACGATCATGCCGGGCTACACGCACCTCCAGCCAGCCCAGCCGACGACCGTCGCCCAGTGGGCCCTGTCCTACGAGTCGACGGTCGCGCGCGATACGGCTCGCCTCTTCGAGACCCTCGGGCGGCTGGACGCCTCGCCGCTCGGCGCGGCCGCGTTCGCCGGCACGCCGTTCGAGATCGACCGCGAACGCACCGCCGAGTTGCTCGGCTTCTCGTCCGTTCTTACCAACGCGACGGACGCGGTCGCGAGCCGCGACGTGCTCCTCGAGACGACACAGGCCCTTTCGACGCTCGCGACGACGCTGTCGGGACTCGCCGAGGACCTGATCGTCTTCGCGAACCGCGGCTTCGTCGACCTCGACGACGACTACGCCTCGACCTCCTCGATCATGCCTCAGAAGGTGAATCCGGACACCCTCGAACTCGTCCGCGCGGTCGCGGGCGACGCGGCGGCGGGCGTCCAGGGCCTCACGACGACGCTCAAGGGCCTCCCGCGCGCGTACAACCGCGATCTGCAGCGCGCGACGCCGCACGTCTGGGGGACCGTCGATGCCGTCACGGAGGCGACCGAGGTAGCCGCCGGCGCGGCCGCGACCGCGGAGTGGAACGAGGAATCGCTCTTCGGGGCGGCCGGAGAGGGCTTCTCGACGGCGACGGGCGTCGCTGACCTGCTCGCAATGGGCGGCGTTCCGTTCCGCACGGCCCACGAGATCGTCGCGGAGGCGGCGACTGCGGCCGAGGCGACCGACGATTCGATCCGCGAGGCGCTCGCGGCGACTGCCGAGGAACACCTCGACGTTCCGCTCGACACGTTCGTCGACCCCACCGCGCTAGCCGATGCGCTCGATCCCGCCGCGAGCGTCGCGAGTCGCGACTCGGCGGGCGGGCCGGCTCCGGAGGCGGTCCGCGACCAGCTCGCGGCCGTCACCACGTCGATCGATGCCGATCGTGAGACGTACGCTGACCACATCGGCGTCCTGCAGGCCGCGGACGAGCGCCGTCTGGAGGTGGTCTCGAGCTATGTTTGA
- a CDS encoding 2'-5' RNA ligase family protein, with protein sequence MYSVNAPVPGRVRQLASRLYPDLHGFDRVRETHSLLVKRLGDAADVSELQRRAHRTLAGTPAVEAAVTGVEYFPDPPVGSAPVVYLAVESPGLESIHADLADVFEPVPDLEGADYVPHVTLARGGDESAARRLSERDIEPIRWTVSELEFFDGRHRLPVSRVSLPA encoded by the coding sequence GTGTACAGCGTCAACGCCCCCGTTCCGGGCCGGGTGCGCCAGCTCGCGAGTCGTCTCTACCCAGACCTCCACGGGTTCGACCGCGTCCGCGAGACGCACTCACTACTCGTCAAGCGGCTCGGCGACGCCGCTGACGTGTCCGAACTCCAGCGACGAGCACATCGCACGCTGGCGGGGACGCCGGCCGTGGAAGCGGCCGTCACCGGCGTCGAGTACTTTCCCGACCCACCCGTCGGCTCGGCCCCCGTCGTCTACCTCGCCGTCGAGAGCCCCGGCCTCGAATCGATCCACGCCGACCTCGCCGACGTCTTCGAACCCGTCCCGGACCTCGAAGGTGCGGACTACGTTCCGCACGTCACCCTGGCGCGCGGCGGCGACGAGTCGGCAGCCCGCCGACTCTCAGAGCGCGATATCGAACCGATCCGGTGGACCGTCTCCGAGCTCGAATTCTTCGACGGTCGCCATCGCCTGCCCGTGAGCCGGGTTTCACTACCCGCCTGA